TCGTGCCGGGGGCGATGAGCGCCGCGAAGACGCCGCAGAGGGCGCGCACGGCGATGAGGTGCCAGGCCTCGGTCGCCGCCAGCACGAGCAGGGACGACAGGCCGAAGCCGGCGAGCCCCACGAGCAGCATGCGGCGGCGCCCGAGCAGGTCGCCGAGGGTGCCGCCGATGAGCAGGAGGCCGCCGAAGGTGAGCGCGTAGGCGCCGACGATCCACTGCAGCCCGGTCGGGCCGACGGCGAGGTCGCGCCCGATCGTGGGCAGGGCGACGGTGAGGATCGAGTTGTCGACCATCTCGACCAGCATGGTGAGGCAGAGCGCGAGGAGCGCGGGGGCCGCCGCACGAAGCGAGGTGGGACGGGGACGGGACGGCGTCGTGCGGGGGGACGGGGGTGCTGACGGGGTCGTCGTGGGCGTCGGTACGGCGGTCATGACGGCCTCCTCTCCGGGGGTCGGTGGGATCGAACCGCGTTCGACTCGAACATGGTTCGACTATAGAACGTTGTTCGAGGGTGTCAAGACCACCTAGGGTGGGACGCATGGCTCCGTCGCGCTCGACCCGGTCCACGAGGCGCGTCACCCACTCCCGCGAGCAGATCGTGGAGACGGCGACCGCGATCCTCGACGCGGAGGGCATCAAGGGGCTGACGCTCCGCGGCCTGGCTGCCGAGCTGGGCGGCGGGCTGGGCAGCATCTACTGGCACGTGGCCGGCAAGGAGGAGCTCGTCGGCCTCGCCTGCGACGAGCTCGTCGGCCGGGCGCTCGCCGCGGCGGAGTCGCCGGACGCCGGGGAGGGCGCGGGGGACGCGCGCGACGACGTACCGTCACCGCCGCTCGAGGTCGACCTCGGTGCAGCGGACCCCGCGATCGTCGCGGCCGCCACGCGGGTGCGGCGGATCGCCCTGGCGCTCTTCGCGCAGATGGAGCGGCACCCCTGGCTGCCCGGTCAGGTCGAGCTCAGCGGCGGCCAGCCCAACGGCCTGCGCGTGTGGGAGGCCATGGGGCGGCCGCTCGCCGCGATGGGGTTGTCGCCCCGGCAGCAGTTCCACGGGAGCACGGCGCTGCTGGGGTACGTCGTGGGGGTCGCCACGCAGATGTCCTCGCAGGACGCGATCGTCGACCCGGCGCTCGACCCGGAGGAGAACCTGGACAACGTCGTGAACCGGTGGCAGGAGCTGGACGCCACCGAGTTCTCGTGGATCCGCTCGATGGCCGAGGAGTTCCGCCGCCACGAGGACCTGGAGCAGTTCGCGGCCGGGCTCGACCTGCTCGTGCTGGGTCTGGTGCGGCAGGCGCTGGGGGGGCAGTAGGCGGCAGCGCGAGGGCGGGCGTCAGGCGCTCGCGCGGGCCCGCTCGGCGAGGCGCACGGCCGCGTGCTGCACGAGCGGCACCTCCTCGGGGTCGCGCGCGGCCTCGTGGGGCACCTGCCCGGCGAGCAGTGCGGCCGGCTGGGTCAGCCAGGCCCACACCTGCCAGGGGTCCATGCGGGCGGTGAGCAGCGGCTCGAGCACGGCGCCGAGCTCCGCCCGCAGGTCACCGGCCTCGTCGAGCTGGAAGGCGGGCACCATGGTGCGGCCGTCGTCGTGCACCACGACGAGGAGGCCACCGCGCTCGGCGGCCTTGTGCACGGCGAAGCGCGTGGCGTTCTCCGAGCGGCCCCGCAGCTCGGCGAGGCTCGCGTAGGTGTGCCACGCGCTCGCCAGCAGTCCGGCCCGCACGGCGGCCTTGCGCCGCAGCTGCACGAGCGCGACCGGCACGGCGTGGGCCGGGTCCTCGCCCTGCTGGTGCAGCAGGGCGTCGAGCTCGGTGAGGCGCTCCGGCGTCAGGGGCTCGCCGGTGCCCGGCTCGGTCCAGTACGCCGCGCCGTCGGCCCCGCGCCGGAACGACGGGAGGCCGGCCGGGCCGAGCTGGTCGGCCAGGCCGATCTCCTCGAGCCAGGCCGCCAGCCGCTCGCCGGTGCCCCCGTCGTCTCCGAGCCTGCGGACCCGGCCGTGCACGGTCGGTGCCCCTACTTGGACTTGCGGGCGCGGGACGCGATCTTGGCGCGCTCGTTCTGGTCGAGGACGACCTTGCGGATGCGCACCATCTCGGGCGTCACCTCGACGCACTCGTCCTCGCGGCAGAACTCCAGGCACTGCTCCAGCGACAGCTTGCGCGGCGGGATCAGCTTCTCGAAGTTGTCGGAGGTCGCGGACCGGATGTTGGTCTGCTGCTTCTCCTTGGTGATGTTGACGTCCATGTCGTCGGCGCGCGAGTTCTCGCCGACGATCATGCCCTCGTACACCTCGGTGGCGGGCTCGACGAACATGACGCCGCGCTCCTGCAGCGCCGTCATGGCGTACGCCGTCGCAGCGCCCTTGCGGTCGGCCACCAGCGAGCCGGAGGCGCGCGAGCGGATCTCGCCGGCCCACGGCTGGTAGCCCTCGGAGATCGAGTGGGCGATGCCGGTGCCGCGGGTCTCGGTGAGGAACTCGGTGCGGAAGCCGATGAGGCCGCGCGCGGGCACGATGAACTCCATGCGGACCCAGCCGGTGCCGTGGTTGGTCATGCCCTCCATGCGGCCCTTGCGGGTGGCGAGGAGCTCGGTGATGGTGCCGAGGTACTCCTCCGGCGCGTCGATCGTGAGGCGCTCGGTGGGCTCGTGGACCTTGCCGTCGATCTCGCGCGTGACGACCTGCGGCTTGCCGACGGTCAGCTCGAAGCCCTCGCGGCGCATCTGCTCGACGAGGATCGCCAGCGCCAGCTCGCCGCGGCCCTGGACCTCCCACGCGTCGGGGCGGTCGGTGGGCAGCACACGGAGCGACACGTTGCCGACGAGCTCGGCGTCGAGGCGGTCCTTCACGAGGCGGGCGGTGACCCTCGAGCCCTTGACCTTGCCGACGAGCGGCGAGGTGTTGGTGCCGATCGTCATCGAGATCGCGGGCTCGTCGACGTGGATGAGCGGCAGGGCGACGGGGTTCTCCGGGTCGGCCAGCGTCTCGCCGATCATGATGTCGGGGATGCCGGCGACGGCGACGATGTCACCGGGGCCCGCGGACTCGCCGGGCTTGCGCTCGAGGCCCTCGGTGACGAGGAGCTCGGTGATGCGGACGTTCTTGACGTCGCCGTTGCGCTGCATCCACGCGACGGTCTGGCCCTTCTTCAGGTGGCCCTGGCGGATGCGCAGCAGCGCGAGCCGACCGAGGAACGGGGACGCGTCGAGGTTGGTGACGTGGGCCTGGAGGGGGCCCTCCTCGTCGTACGACGGCGCGGGGATCGTGTCCAGGATCGTGCGGAACAGCGGCTCGAGGTCGCTGCCCGCCGGCATGGTGCCGTTCTCCGGCTGCTCCAGCGAGGCGATGCCGGCCTTGCCCGAGGCGTAGACGACGGGGAAGTCGAGCGCGTCCTGGCTGTGGGAGTCGTCGAGCAGGTCCATGAACAGCTCGTAGGACTCGTCGACCACCTCGGAGATGCGGGCGTCGCTGCGGTCGGTCTTGTTGACGACCAGGATCACCGGCATGTCGGCGTTGAGCGCCTTGCGGAGCACGAAGCGGGTCTGGGGGAGCGGGCCCTCGGAGGCGTCCACGAGCAGCACGATGCCGTCGACCATCGACAGGCCGCGCTCGACCTCGCCGCCGAAGTCGGCGTGGCCCGGGGTGTCGATGATGTTGATCGTGAGGCCGTCGGGCGCCGACGGACCCGTGTAGCGCACCGCCGTGTTCTTCGCGAGGATCGTGATGCCCTTCTCGCGCTCGAGGTCGCCGGAGTCCATGACGCGGTCGGCCACGCCCTCGGCCTGGTGCTCCGTGAACGCCCCCGCCTGCTTGAGCATCGCGTCGACGAGCGTGGTCTTGCCGTGGTCGACGTGCGCCACGATGGCGACGTTGCGGAGGTCGGAGCGGAGCGTGGTCATGAGGTGCGGCGTCACTTCCGTCGAGGGATCTGGGTGGCACACCGGTCGCCGGAGGGCCCCGGCGATCTTAGTGCCCCGCTCGGCCAGGGCCGATTCGTTGGCCGCTACCCTGCGTCTGTGATCCAGACCGAGACCTCGCCGACCGCCGAGTTCGACCGCGACGTGGCCCTGACGCCCCTCGACGGTCCCGACGACGCGGTACGCCGCTTCTCCGGCCACCTCCCGGGCCGCTGGTCCGTCGGCGGGGGCATCAACGGGGGCTTCCTGCTCTCGGTGATCGGCACCGCCGTGCGCGCCACCGTGCCCGACCGGCCGCACCCGGTGGCGGTGGCCGCGACGTACGTCGGTGCCTCCACGGAGGGCCCCGCCGAGGTGACGACGCGGATCGTGCGCCACGGCACCCTCACCACCGTCGCCGCCGACCTCACCCAGGACGGGGCGCCGCGCATCACGGCGCTCGCGACGTTCTCCGACCTGGCGCGGCTGACCGACGAGGTGGGCACGACGGCCGTCGCGCCGGTGCTGCCGCCGCCCGAGGAGTGCGTGGCCACGTCGGACGGACCGCCGGAGTTCCTCCGGACCGCGCCGCTCGTCGAGCGCTTCGAGATGCGGCTGACGCCGCGGAGCGTCGGCTGGGCGCTGGGCGAGCCGTCGCGCACGGGCGTGCTCGAGGGCTGGTTCCGCGTGCCCGACCGCGAGCCCGACCCGCTGATGCTGCTGCTCGCCTGCGACGCGATGCCGCCGGTGACGTTCGACCTCGGCCGCCCCGGCTGGGCCCCGACGGTGCAGCTGACGACGCACGTCCGCGCCGTACCGGCCCCGGGGTGGCTCGCCCTGCGCCAGTCGACGAGCAACCTCGCGGGCGGGTTCTTCGAGGAGGACTGC
This Nocardioides alkalitolerans DNA region includes the following protein-coding sequences:
- a CDS encoding TetR/AcrR family transcriptional regulator, whose protein sequence is MAPSRSTRSTRRVTHSREQIVETATAILDAEGIKGLTLRGLAAELGGGLGSIYWHVAGKEELVGLACDELVGRALAAAESPDAGEGAGDARDDVPSPPLEVDLGAADPAIVAAATRVRRIALALFAQMERHPWLPGQVELSGGQPNGLRVWEAMGRPLAAMGLSPRQQFHGSTALLGYVVGVATQMSSQDAIVDPALDPEENLDNVVNRWQELDATEFSWIRSMAEEFRRHEDLEQFAAGLDLLVLGLVRQALGGQ
- the typA gene encoding translational GTPase TypA; translated protein: MTTLRSDLRNVAIVAHVDHGKTTLVDAMLKQAGAFTEHQAEGVADRVMDSGDLEREKGITILAKNTAVRYTGPSAPDGLTINIIDTPGHADFGGEVERGLSMVDGIVLLVDASEGPLPQTRFVLRKALNADMPVILVVNKTDRSDARISEVVDESYELFMDLLDDSHSQDALDFPVVYASGKAGIASLEQPENGTMPAGSDLEPLFRTILDTIPAPSYDEEGPLQAHVTNLDASPFLGRLALLRIRQGHLKKGQTVAWMQRNGDVKNVRITELLVTEGLERKPGESAGPGDIVAVAGIPDIMIGETLADPENPVALPLIHVDEPAISMTIGTNTSPLVGKVKGSRVTARLVKDRLDAELVGNVSLRVLPTDRPDAWEVQGRGELALAILVEQMRREGFELTVGKPQVVTREIDGKVHEPTERLTIDAPEEYLGTITELLATRKGRMEGMTNHGTGWVRMEFIVPARGLIGFRTEFLTETRGTGIAHSISEGYQPWAGEIRSRASGSLVADRKGAATAYAMTALQERGVMFVEPATEVYEGMIVGENSRADDMDVNITKEKQQTNIRSATSDNFEKLIPPRKLSLEQCLEFCREDECVEVTPEMVRIRKVVLDQNERAKIASRARKSK
- a CDS encoding thioesterase family protein — translated: MIQTETSPTAEFDRDVALTPLDGPDDAVRRFSGHLPGRWSVGGGINGGFLLSVIGTAVRATVPDRPHPVAVAATYVGASTEGPAEVTTRIVRHGTLTTVAADLTQDGAPRITALATFSDLARLTDEVGTTAVAPVLPPPEECVATSDGPPEFLRTAPLVERFEMRLTPRSVGWALGEPSRTGVLEGWFRVPDREPDPLMLLLACDAMPPVTFDLGRPGWAPTVQLTTHVRAVPAPGWLALRQSTSNLAGGFFEEDCEIWDSAGRLVAQSRQLARVPR